The following nucleotide sequence is from Drosophila takahashii strain IR98-3 E-12201 chromosome 3L, DtakHiC1v2, whole genome shotgun sequence.
tttaaattgttataggcacaccgcttctgcacaaacacagccaaagatcaaattttttattctttggtcggcggctaaagcctagtactcagtacgacgaaaactgctagctaagcataggagtaagcgagaggcaaataggtagctaaggcctttagctgggacttttttccacggcggtactcagttgagctaaggaaacaataaggaaataccaaaaaaatactagatttagcggatgaattccgatgaacgcctttagccgcggcccaaagaataaaaaatttgatctttggctgtgtttgtgcaaaaGCGGTGTGCcgataacaatttataaatggaaagaaaaccacaaaaatcaatggaaaactgcctgtaggagttgctgcaatacatatcgcctcTTCAACagggaatttaaagcttgcgacccaggtagGCTCAACGttctgtaatattttaaaattggcgccagttgatttgattgctgagagtaagaccatgctacatgcattgcggatgaactccgaaaacttcggtcacactaaatgattaatatttttcgactagtgaaactcttagccgaactgagtactaggcttaaaggcgttcatcggaattcatccgctaaatctagtatttatttggtattttcttactatttccttagctcaactgagtaccgagggggaaaaagtccccggctaaaggcgttagctacctatttgcctctcgcttactcctatgcttagctagcagttttcgtcgtactgagtaggggagagtgggggaatttcgtcagcattttttcaaagctattttttgtccatcttgagacacgttatcatatttctatttttattgttgaatgcggttagcaccaagctttaaaatgtgacattcccctatttttttaattagcttagtgatttataaaaaaataaaatgtaaaaccaatatactggggcaatctcaccacacaggggggtaaaatcaccacacaactggggaaatttcgtcacctaaaaaatgtagggagtttaacgcctgaaaatatgctacactgatcaagcgtaccatttttttgacgtcctatatttgttgctgctgctggtagtctgttcgttagccagctcgtcaaatataaaaatatgtatttaaaataggtgcgaatttacccttagcgtagggtggcgaaatttccccagaccgtacttttttagaaataattatttttcttgcgaaattaggcgcgaagttaaaaatcactgacgcagaaatgcacattatagcactgtgtattatataaaaaatcgtgtatcttattccttttgaattgtggcatacagaaaaaatttcgtcgagaactaaatgtagcttttgaactgttaaaacacatttaatattatagcttaattatcttggccttctgtgcaaaacaaatgcattggttgtgtctggccgtcttgaaggactaaaacaaaaaaattatatatttttacgacttatggattccgagatattgcaggtgacgaaattgcccctgtgacgaaattcccccactctcccctactaggcttaaatgtagaaaataattataaaaaatgattaatttcaCATGAAGAGCTTATTACGATAGGTGCAAAATCACATCTATcgaggaaatttaaaaaaaattaacttcgTTACACCgtgttatttgtatttttttatataaaggtTTTCGTCAACTAACTttctttaaagaatttaaactgtttaaattcaattaaaaacgaTTTTACTATAATTCTTAAATGCTTTAtccggcaaaaaaaaattaaaaaatagatcaaaaatattctaagaaaTCACCATATTTACATTATAGTATCATAAAATCATGAAAAGCTTAATACTCCTCCGCTTCCCTTCTACACCACCAGTtgaatatctaaaaatatgttagtacagtaaggggctgtccatgtattacgtaatcacattTTTGGTGATTTTGTAATGAATCATGTAATCAATTtcttacacaaaaaaaaacttcccCCCAAATAAGAATATCAcgtaaacttaaattaaaaacacattttcttTAGCATTCGTGACGTGACAAAAGCATCGATCGTCgccaaaaaacatcgatttcTCAAACAAATGTAAAgcatcgatgcatcgatgtttttatcGACGCTGCTCCACCTCTAGTCCAAGAAACCATCACAAAAACATGAATTAGCCAGTAAAAGCCAAGTGAAAACAGACCTATTTCTTCTGTGGCATCCAAAATTGCGTTCCAATCCGCGGCGTAAGATGTTCGATGGTGCCAATAGCGCCTAGCGGAGCCCGGAGAACGCGCAGTATGTAAGAACGGCCTGTTGGCGAATCGTGCAATTGCGTCGTGTTACAAAACAACAATTTGCGCATCATGGCCAGTGCAGCGGATGACTCGGAGTCCGGGGGTCAGGAGGATCGGGAGAGTTTCGCCATCTACCACGAGGGCAGGATGCTGCAGCTTCACTGGCGCGGCTTGCCTCCCCTTCGGCGGGCTCCCGCATCGCGGATTTGCAGCATTGGCGAGGGCCTGCTCCTCCTGACCACCGACCACGCCCTCTACTCCGCCCAGCTGCAGGCCAACCGCAACCACCTGGACATACAACTCCTGCGCACGGACGTGGTGGACATGGACTTCTGCTCCGGCAGCCAGGAACTCTTTGTGGTGCTCAGCAACGGCTCTGTGCAGCGCCAGTCCACGGGACCTGGTCGGGATGTGGGTCACCCGCACGCCTGGCAAACCCTCGGCTTCGATCCCCTGGAACTGCTCGCCGAGGGCGTTCGCATCCGGCGCGTTTGCTGCTCCGCCCAGGGCGTGGTCTTCGTCGGCTCTGCCGGGGAAACCTATGTCATGGGCAGTTGCGGAGAGGTCTTCAAGGCGGAACAACAACCCCGCCACATGCGCCTATACGAAGAGGGAAAGGAACTGCTGGACTTGGCTGCCGGCAACGAGCACTTCGTCATGTTGGTTGCTCCCTACAACCTGGCCGACGATGCGCTCCAGCTTCCGGTGGCCAGTGCGAAGGAAGAGCCCGAGGACGAGCGCGCATCGGTTAAATCCCTCAGCAGCGACAACTCCGAGCGCAGCTTTGCGGCCAACACGAGGCACCTGCTCCATCAAGGCTACGCCCTGCTCCACACCCAATTATTCACCTTCGGAGCCTCCAATAATGGCCTCCTGGGCACCGGGGATCACATCCGGCGGGCCAATGTCATGCGTCTCCAGAAACTGGACAGCATGGGCGTGTGCAGCATTGCAGCCGGGCTGGAGCACACGGTGGCCCGCACGCTCGACGGAAGGCTCTACCACTGGGGCCTAAACAATCACTCCCAGCTGGGCGAGGATGTAAGCTCGCCCATGGAGATCACCATAACGGATAGCTCGGCGACACTGCCCTTGGAGCAGAACTCGGCGCTAGAGGCGACTTGCGGCGACTACCACACGCTGCTGCTGAACGCCTCTGGACAAATACAATCCCTGCAGCCGCCGCCTCCCATGCGACACCTGCAGCAATCTAGCACCTATGCCCAGACGCTCCTCCAGCTTCAATTGGGAGCCGCGTGGCCCCGACAACTGCGCCTGCTCATGTCCTCCGGCGGGTACACGCTGCAAAACCAAAGGCAGTTCCAGCGCCAGTATCACTACTACCTGAGTCACCTGCAATCgcagttgcagctgctgctcaaGCACCGCCAGGCAGTCCAAACACTGGAGATCTGGCAGCGGCAGTCGGCGCTGGAAGCGCTCAGCGTCCTCGGTCCGCTGTTGGTCAACTGGGAGCGAATCCTGTGCCTGCTTGTGGCCACCTTGCATTCGTTGGAGGGCTTCTACCGAGCTGATTTCGTGCAGCCCGCCGATCTGCTGTTCATCTGCCACCACAAGGAATACATCGAACTGTTCGACGGCTACACAAAGGCCTATTGCGATGTGTACTCGGTGAACGGATTTGTTGAGGCGGTGGCCGCCATTGCTGGACTCAGCAGCCCACTGGCCGAGCTCAACGAGGAGAGCTACGTGACTCGGTTGTTTCAGCAACCCTTCAGTATCTACCAGCTTTTTGTGCAGTTCATGGAGCTGCTAGTCAAGACGCAACCGGAGTACGGAGAGCACAGAGTGGCCTGGTCGGAGTTTGCGCGACACAGCTGCATCAGCCAGGAGCTGGCCGTGAACACCAGGGATTTCTGGAGCAGCAACGATCGCAACCCAAGGATAGTTCAGTTCAGAAAGCGCCAGCGAAGGGTGATACTCACGTCAGCCCTGGTGCCTCTGAAACTAGTCACCTCTGGCATCAGCATGTCCAGCAATAGCTTCATCTTGTTTTCGGACTTCCTCTGCCAGGTGGGCGGCAACTCGCTGTACTCCTATCCCTTGACTACCCTGTGGGTGTGGACCGAAGGCGACCTGTACCTGCGCTTGACAACGCCGGAAAAGACACTTTTGGTAGCAACGCGTACGCAGGAGATGCGCAAGGTGTGGCTGGACCAGCTGCAATCGAGCATTGTTGCGTCCTTGGGCAGGCCACTCGGCAGCCCGGTGCCCAGTTCTCGCTCCACGGGCTACGAGTTTAGTCGCGAGCACCCGAAGTTCTCCAGGGTGAAGGCGTGCGGTACCTGGAGAAAGGGTGTCCTTCACGGAAACTGCTATCTTGAGTATCCGGACGGCAGCGTTTACTGCGGAGAGCTGTATTATGGTACCATCGAAGGTAAgagataattatttaatttaaaactagagGGAACGCGATTAGACTAGTTTTCAGCCAAAACGCTTCCCAGCAATTgattctgttagtgctggacTCAAAATAATACTAACTTTTTTcgatagatttttttaaaaagattttttaaaattaaaaatgtgaaatttctGTCTTTTTTTAACTTCTTCTTACTTCTGGACTCGTATCCACCCAATTAGGAtagttttcattattttatttaagttaatagatcagagcttaactttgcgaCAGAATATTATTTGCAAAATTCGCGGTTCCATTTTCTAAAGCAATTTATctatgaaaacaaattttaaatggcATTCTGGGTACAATGTACATAAGTACTTTccgatatttaatttactcagTTTTtagaaactaattaaaaacattttaatgtaCAGGCTATGGCAAAATGGTGATTCCGTCATCGGGCCTGTATGTGGGTCACTTCAAGGGTGGACGCTTCCACGGTCACGGTGTTTACGAGATCCACAACAAGGACACTCCAGAAAGCGAGGTGTACGAGGGAAACTTTTGCGAGGGTCTGTTCCACGGCCATGGAATGATGCGCAACAACCGATACATCTACGTGGGCGAGTACCAGGCCAATGCCCGCAGTGGCTACGGTGTGATCGAGGACCTGGTTAGTGGGGACAAGTACATGGGGATGTTCGCGGACAACAAGCGATCTGGCATCGGCAGCTGCATCACAAACCGCGGTGACTACTTCGAGGGCAGCTTCTCCGGAGATGACCTGATGGGCAGTGGAGTTGCGGTCTTTGAGAATGACTACTACTATGAGGGCGAACTCACGCTGCACGGCCCCAACGGGCGGGGCGAGTATTACATGCCCAGCGGAGATGCCGGGAGTGGATGTTTAGCGACCGGGGAGTCCGACGACACTTGCGAGCTGATCGGTAACAAGATGTTCGGGCAGCTGAGCGGCACCTGGGAGACGGTGCGCATCCAGGCTGGCGAACTGGTACTAAATCGGCGCTTTCCCAAGTACCCCAGGTTAGTTAATGCGACACAAAGTAAATGATTACATTTCTAAACTATCCCCTTTTCAGCTCCCTTGGACGCCAAGTGGTGGACCACAATCGCAAGTGGCGCTCGCTGTTCAACAACTTCGAATCGGACCTGGCTAATTGTacggccagcagcagcagctccggTGGAAATCCATCGGGAGGCACCCTCAGAAAAGCCTCGAAACCCACGCTCAGCACGGCTCAAATGTGGAACTGCATAGCGGTGTACATGAGCAAGCAAAGGGCTCGAGAAGGAGCCAAGCCCGGAAACTACTTCAACAACATTCTACTCAGTCTGCCGCTGCCGCAGAAGACCGACTCCCCGCTGGCGAAAGCACGGACCACCACAAACACACTGAGTAAGCTTCAGACGGAGGCGCTGGACTTTCTGGGCTTTCCGCCACGCCGCATCCACTCCCAAGAGGCACTTAACAGCAAGCCAGGTGAACTGCAGAGGGCGGATAGCTTGCTGTCCATGGGCCACAACACATCTCGGGACTTGGACACCAGCAGTTTGACCAGTTTTCAGTTGGACCAAAGCCTGCTAAACAGCACTTTGAATGGCGACGAGTCCAGCACGCTGAATGAAAGTTTTACAAAACTAAgtcacaacaacaataacagcatCTCGAAGCACATGAACAGCAGCGATTGCTCGATTACCTCCACAACATCCGTGAAGAGTGGACTGCTGGAACAGGTACCCAGCTTTGGAATGGCCTCGGTGCTCACGGAGCAGGATGTGGCCTCTATTCGGTTGTATCTCGAGCAGGCTTTCAAGGATCGCCATCATCCGCTGTACGCCTTGAATGAGCGCATCGCAAACTGCTTCCACTACTCATACGGCTACTGGAAGGTTAAACCCACCCCGATCTTGGCCAAGCAGGCCATGAGAGAGTGGGAGTCCATATCACGTCGCATTTACCGCTTTGTGCGCAAGATGTTTCCAGCTTTGCCCGAGGACTATTGCCACATGGAAGGCAGCCGGGAGGTTATATCGCATATTACCCTGCTGTATCCACTTGTGTTGTCAGAGGGTATCTACTCCACCCTTTTCGTGCTGTACGCCAATAAGTACAGTCGAAAGGATGAAATGTATCGGCAGAATCTGAATCTTGCCGAGAAACTTAAGGACCAAGAGCTCGTTGAACTAATGGGTCATGAGAGGTACAATCATTAGGAAAAAACAATTAAGCTAAACTAACCAAAAGGATGTCCTAAAAATACTTGATATTTATTTCTGTATTTTGGTTTCAGTTTCTTACATAACGTTATGCTGGATCCCAAATTTGAGGAGTCCGTCCAGACGTTAAAGGAGCTGCAGGAGAAGTTTAGTCCCCAGGACATGTTGACTGTGATACAGCGCAGCACGCAGCTGCTAACCGAGGCCTACGAGCACGCAATGGCTGGTGAGTTCTCATTCGCATAGAAAAACGTAAAAGCGTTCATTAATATCCATTTTTACAGCAAATGCCGCCCAGCTTAACGCGGACAACATGATTCCGCTCACCATGCTCACGATGCTGCGCGCTGCGGTTCCCCACTTGGGTGCGGAGTTGGCTCTGCTGGATGATCTGACGGGTGGCCCCAATTTTCAGGCCGAGATGAATGGAATGGCGGGCTACTGCTACACCACACTGAAGGCCGCCTATGAGCACGTAACCTCAAGGGCTTTGCAAAAGAACCCTTGAGCGGGTTAAGCTGAAAGATAACAGCTTTAAcgttaatttgttttcctacTTGTTAAATCGAACCACTGAAATTGTCGCCTCTCGGACTCTCCAGGCTCAAGGGTAAAATAAGCACTGTAAAGCTTAGGTGAATTTGAAACGCAATTGTTGATTTCCCGCATATACTCTGTACATACCTTCAACGACAAAATTCCCTAATACAATTACGGGCATCGATTCTGTACAGAAGCTAAGATCAGTGTAGGCAATGTGTAtctatgtatttatgtatgtatctGTTTTGTATATTCTAGGCCAACGCATTAACATTCCGATTACTCACcaaaccaaataaataatatacacacatatacgGGATCTAAATGGTCTCAATATCCTTGAGGGTCTGCCGTTTCTGGTCCTGGTCCGCGGTGAACAAAACGTCCGCCATTTGGGGGGCAAAGTTTGTCTGGTCCACTTTGTAAACGATATACTTTTCGGGGAACGCCGTGCCCTCCTCGTTGTTGTACACCAGGATCACCGGATCGTTCTGCTTGGCAATCTTCCGCTTGACCAAGTAGGCCATCCCATAGATGGCCTTCCGAAAGACGTTCCTCCGGTGCGTAATGAAGGATTTGGTGCGAAAGGGAAGCATGGTGACGTTGTGGTAGATCGAAACGTAGTCCTCGGCGGAGCGCATGTGGCTGACGAATAGGATGGGTGCCTGCGGTCGGAAGTGGGCTATCTTCTGCACCATCCGCGTGGTGACCCCGATGACGACGATGGACACCGCGCGAACCTCCATGGAGGCGGCTACCACGGCCCGCGCCAGGCTATCCGCTCCAGTGTGGGAACGATCGCAGTACGGAGCGCTGGCCAGCGCCACTGGGCAGATCTGCTGGAAGATGGCGTCTTGCAAGAAGCGGAAGTAGATGGTGTCTTTCGGCTGGGGACAGGTCACCACGTACTTGTCCGGATAGTAGAACGTGTAGTAGTAGTGCGCCGGGTCCACCCTGAGCTTCTGCTCGTCCAGAAGCCGCGGGTCAAAGACAATGGGTTTTTTCGAGGCGTAAGCCAGCTGCATGAAGCACTCTGCGTCGGGACACAGGTGCATGATGTCCGGAATAATTGCCGGCTTGGCCAGTTCCACCAGGAAGCCATCGTAGCGCTTGATGGCCCAGTTCAGCTCCCCCTTGCAGCCCTGGATCTCGTTTAGAACCACTCTGGCGTACAGCCGCATGCCATCGCAGTGCATAACGGCCATCGCGTGCTCCAAATCGTCCAGGTATTGCGGGGTGCCCACGATGTGCGACACCACCACATTCAGGCCAACCTCTCGGGCGAAGGTCAGGTCCTCCAGCTCCTCGTACGAGACCCGGAAACGACGGCACCTGGCCGGAAACAGGACGGGCATGTGGGCGTACAGCACTCCGCCCCTGGCCACACAGCACTTGAGGTGGTTCGCATGGACGCTCCGCACCATCAGCTGGATGTCCTCGCCAATCAGGATGAAGTCCAGTTCCTGAACATCAACAATCAGAAATCTTGCATTCACATATATAACTTCCGAGCTGCACCGGTCGGAGTACTCTCGATCTACAGTCAGTATTATCTTTTGGCCCTGCACCAATTCAACGGACGTCTTGCCATCCTGGCAGAACTGAGTGCTGAAACCGCCGGTAAACTGGTGCCGTGGAGAAATTTTCACCATGACCGAGGACACCACCGGAAAGCCCAACTCCTTGGAAACACTGATCTCCGCCTCCCGCAGCTTCACGATCATACTCTGGTTGTCGTGCTGGGTGCCCACGGATAGGTTGATCAGGAAGCAGCGCACTCCGTTTACTGAAAGGAATTGGGAATGCATGAGAATCGGAAATGAGTGTTATGATCATTTTTAGTTAGCAGCGGACTTGGTTGAACTAAAACACTAAATCTCTTGGTcagtcaaaaaaaaagaatgtttCGTTAGACAATTGTCGGTTGAAAATTAGTATTCGAAATTCGACAGCAATGTTAATATACCTTGATGTTACAATAAATTATGTATTATCAATATGGCTTCCAAACTTACGCAGATAACTTTTCAGCTCATGATCACAGTTCTTCATTGCCGACAGTTCGATACACTTGCGGTTTTCGTTGGGATCAGGGGCAAGTGGGGTTGTCAGGATCTGGAATCCCTTGAAATAGCCGTGCCATCGGTCCTCCTCGAACGGGATGTTGCACAGGTCCTCGCTTAACTCCTCGAAGTCGAGCTCCTCCTCCGAGCCCGTGTCAGATTTTTGGTTAAAGCCCGAGACCAGGGAATACTTGGAGCGGAGGACCATCATCTCGCTTCCGCCCCGGTTAATGCTGACGTCGTCATCCTGACCCAAAAGGCG
It contains:
- the Als2 gene encoding alsin homolog: MASAADDSESGGQEDRESFAIYHEGRMLQLHWRGLPPLRRAPASRICSIGEGLLLLTTDHALYSAQLQANRNHLDIQLLRTDVVDMDFCSGSQELFVVLSNGSVQRQSTGPGRDVGHPHAWQTLGFDPLELLAEGVRIRRVCCSAQGVVFVGSAGETYVMGSCGEVFKAEQQPRHMRLYEEGKELLDLAAGNEHFVMLVAPYNLADDALQLPVASAKEEPEDERASVKSLSSDNSERSFAANTRHLLHQGYALLHTQLFTFGASNNGLLGTGDHIRRANVMRLQKLDSMGVCSIAAGLEHTVARTLDGRLYHWGLNNHSQLGEDVSSPMEITITDSSATLPLEQNSALEATCGDYHTLLLNASGQIQSLQPPPPMRHLQQSSTYAQTLLQLQLGAAWPRQLRLLMSSGGYTLQNQRQFQRQYHYYLSHLQSQLQLLLKHRQAVQTLEIWQRQSALEALSVLGPLLVNWERILCLLVATLHSLEGFYRADFVQPADLLFICHHKEYIELFDGYTKAYCDVYSVNGFVEAVAAIAGLSSPLAELNEESYVTRLFQQPFSIYQLFVQFMELLVKTQPEYGEHRVAWSEFARHSCISQELAVNTRDFWSSNDRNPRIVQFRKRQRRVILTSALVPLKLVTSGISMSSNSFILFSDFLCQVGGNSLYSYPLTTLWVWTEGDLYLRLTTPEKTLLVATRTQEMRKVWLDQLQSSIVASLGRPLGSPVPSSRSTGYEFSREHPKFSRVKACGTWRKGVLHGNCYLEYPDGSVYCGELYYGTIEGYGKMVIPSSGLYVGHFKGGRFHGHGVYEIHNKDTPESEVYEGNFCEGLFHGHGMMRNNRYIYVGEYQANARSGYGVIEDLVSGDKYMGMFADNKRSGIGSCITNRGDYFEGSFSGDDLMGSGVAVFENDYYYEGELTLHGPNGRGEYYMPSGDAGSGCLATGESDDTCELIGNKMFGQLSGTWETVRIQAGELVLNRRFPKYPSSLGRQVVDHNRKWRSLFNNFESDLANCTASSSSSGGNPSGGTLRKASKPTLSTAQMWNCIAVYMSKQRAREGAKPGNYFNNILLSLPLPQKTDSPLAKARTTTNTLSKLQTEALDFLGFPPRRIHSQEALNSKPGELQRADSLLSMGHNTSRDLDTSSLTSFQLDQSLLNSTLNGDESSTLNESFTKLSHNNNNSISKHMNSSDCSITSTTSVKSGLLEQVPSFGMASVLTEQDVASIRLYLEQAFKDRHHPLYALNERIANCFHYSYGYWKVKPTPILAKQAMREWESISRRIYRFVRKMFPALPEDYCHMEGSREVISHITLLYPLVLSEGIYSTLFVLYANKYSRKDEMYRQNLNLAEKLKDQELVELMGHESFLHNVMLDPKFEESVQTLKELQEKFSPQDMLTVIQRSTQLLTEAYEHAMAANAAQLNADNMIPLTMLTMLRAAVPHLGAELALLDDLTGGPNFQAEMNGMAGYCYTTLKAAYEHVTSRALQKNP
- the LOC108054455 gene encoding pyruvate kinase translates to MSEKEESNEEKVTTIESLMDNMFIRLRLIAVDVEKLQKAKEKLGNMQRRNTFVRLLGQDDDVSINRGGSEMMVLRSKYSLVSGFNQKSDTGSEEELDFEELSEDLCNIPFEEDRWHGYFKGFQILTTPLAPDPNENRKCIELSAMKNCDHELKSYLLNGVRCFLINLSVGTQHDNQSMIVKLREAEISVSKELGFPVVSSVMVKISPRHQFTGGFSTQFCQDGKTSVELVQGQKIILTVDREYSDRCSSEVIYVNARFLIVDVQELDFILIGEDIQLMVRSVHANHLKCCVARGGVLYAHMPVLFPARCRRFRVSYEELEDLTFAREVGLNVVVSHIVGTPQYLDDLEHAMAVMHCDGMRLYARVVLNEIQGCKGELNWAIKRYDGFLVELAKPAIIPDIMHLCPDAECFMQLAYASKKPIVFDPRLLDEQKLRVDPAHYYYTFYYPDKYVVTCPQPKDTIYFRFLQDAIFQQICPVALASAPYCDRSHTGADSLARAVVAASMEVRAVSIVVIGVTTRMVQKIAHFRPQAPILFVSHMRSAEDYVSIYHNVTMLPFRTKSFITHRRNVFRKAIYGMAYLVKRKIAKQNDPVILVYNNEEGTAFPEKYIVYKVDQTNFAPQMADVLFTADQDQKRQTLKDIETI